TATACCGGGGTACAGTATCCTGATATGAAAAAATTGCGTATAAATAAAGGAAATACAGCACGAAAAAGAGTATATAATTATATCCGGGAACAAATTTTAAGCGGTGTTATAGCTCCTAACGAACGTTTATTGGAAACAAAAATTGCTAAACAAATTGGAACCTCACGAACTCCTGTAAGAGAAGCCCTCCATAGTCTTGAATTAGAAAAACTGATTAAATCAATACCAAGTGTGGGTTATACAGTTGAACCTATAAGCGAAGATGAAGTTAAGCAAATATGCGAGATCAGGAGGGTGATAGAGGGGCTGGCTGCACGGTGGGCAATGGAAAAGGCACAGACAAAACTCGTCAAGGATCTTGGGAAAAACATAGCCACCGCAGAGAATAAAGTTTCAACAGGTGATGTGAAGGCATTTGTCGACCTGGATGCTCAGTTTCACGAAATTATCGCTAAGCTAAGCAGAAGCG
This portion of the Pseudomonadota bacterium genome encodes:
- a CDS encoding GntR family transcriptional regulator, which produces MKKLRINKGNTARKRVYNYIREQILSGVIAPNERLLETKIAKQIGTSRTPVREALHSLELEKLIKSIPSVGYTVEPISEDEVKQICEIRRVIEGLAARWAMEKAQTKLVKDLGKNIATAENKVSTGDVKAFVDLDAQFHEIIAKLSRSGHLLELSRFLRRQMLRYRIQSIYSKYNVLRAIEGHKQILKAIEGADINAVEKAMRHHLEQSLKDILRFAFKEDTGKDKIQ